Genomic DNA from Nonomuraea rubra:
GGGCCGCCGCTGCCGGGCCGCGCCACCGAGCCGTGGCGGGTGCGCATCCGCGACACCGCCGGAAACATCCGTGGCGCGGGCGTGTCGCTCACCGACGGATACGTGCTCACCTGCGCCCACGTGCTCGACGGCACCGGGGGAGAGGTCGTCGTCGACTTCGTCGCCCTCGGCGATCCCGTGTCGCTGCCCGCGCGGGTCAGGCCCGAGCTGTTCGTCGGCCCCGACGAGGCGGGGTGCGGCGACGTGGCGCTCATCGAGCTCGACCGCCACCAGCCGGGCGGCCTCGACGCGACCCTGCGCAGGACCGCCCTGGGCTGGCCCCGCGAGGTGCGGGTGTTCGGCTTCCCCGGCGACGTGCCGTACGGCGTGCACACCAGGGCCACCCTCGCGGGCCAGAGCGGGCCGCACGGCGAGTGGCTGCAGATGAACGGCCTCGGCCCGCACGAGCCGCGGGTGCGGGCCGGCTTCAGCGGCGCCGGCGTCGTCGACGCCGAGACCGGCGACGTGCTCGGCATCGTGGTCGGCGAGTACACCGGCGAGGCCGTCGCCATGTCGTGGATGATCCCGGTCGAGACCATCGTCAGCCACCTGCCGATGGCCCTGCGCTGGGTGACCGGCGAGTCGTACGCGGACGAGTCGTTCGCCGAGCCGAGCCGGCCCGGCGCGGACCAGGCCGGCATCACCCGGCGCGCCATCGACTGGCTGAACAAGCGCGACACCGGCGACACCCTGCTGGTCGTCCTCGGCCGGGACGCCGAGGCGATCAGGTGGATCACCGCGGTGTCCGGCCGCGAGCAGCGCAGCGGCATCACGCCTGCCCCGGGCGAGCCCGTTCCGGTCCCCGGGAGCATCGACGTCGCCGTCGACGCCTCGCGCAGGAGCCCGGACGACGTCGCGCGGCGCATCCTCGTCCGGGCCGGCATCCGCCTGGACGGCGAGGTCCCTCCGGCCGCGCGGATCAGGGCGGGCGTGCCGCCGATGACCATCGTGATGCACGGCATCGACGAGGCCGAGCGGCCCGGGGAGCTGCTGGAGGGCGTGCTGCGGCCGCTGGCCGAGAACGGCAGCAGGCTGGTGCTCGTGTTCCGCTCGGAGTCCTCGACCCACCTCCGCACGGTGCGGTCCTGGCCCGTGGGCACGCCCGCCTACCGCGTCGAACGGCTCGCCGAGCGGCTCGCCGACCTCCAGGCGCTGGAGCAGCGCGTCCTCGGCCTGCTCGCCAAGGTGGTCGACCGTACCCCGGCCGACTGGCGGCACGGCAGGCTCGCCGGGGAGCTGAAGCGGCTGCGCGCCGGGCTGCCGGACGCGGACGAGGAGCTCCGCCGGTTACTGGAGAGGTGCGAGCGCGCGACGGCGCGCGCGTCGCGCACGTTCGCCTCGCACGAGAAACGGCTGCTGCGGATGAAGGCCGAACGCGACCGCCTGCGCGGCCTCCTCGGAGCGTACCACGCGACGGCCGGCGGCGCCGGGCTCGCCGAGGATCTCGGGCTCGCCCCGCTGTACGAGGCGGCGTACCAGGCGCTGTGGCGGTTCCCGACCGACCTCGCCGCGGCCGGCGGGGCGGTGGAGGCCTACCAGCGGGCGATCTGGCGGGCACTCGGCATGGGGAGCACCGGTGACGGCGACCTGCTGTGAGCGGCCGGGCTGCGACGGAGTGATCGAGGCGACCGGCTTCTGCGGCACCTGCGGGCGCCTCCCGCACCCGGAGGGGCCGCCCGCCCCGCCGTCCGCCGTCCCGCAGGCGCCGTCCGCTCCCGCTCGCGTCTGGGCCCTGCCGGTCTTCGACTTCCCCGACCCGCGCACCAGGATCCTGGCCGACCCGCACTTCCCCGAGCGGGACCGCCGTTGCGCCAGGTGCGAGCACCCGGTGGGACGCGCCCGCCAGGGGCGGCCCGCGCTCGCCTCCGGCTACTGCCCGTCCTGCGGGCACCGGTTCTCGTTCCTGCCCGGCCTCAAGGACGGTGACCTGGTCGCCGGCCGGTACGAGGTGATCGGCTGTTTCGCCCGTGGCGGCTTCGGCTGGGTCTACCTCGCCAGGGACC
This window encodes:
- a CDS encoding S1 family peptidase: MGGVFIHDRAGRHRRTLMSGPPLPGRATEPWRVRIRDTAGNIRGAGVSLTDGYVLTCAHVLDGTGGEVVVDFVALGDPVSLPARVRPELFVGPDEAGCGDVALIELDRHQPGGLDATLRRTALGWPREVRVFGFPGDVPYGVHTRATLAGQSGPHGEWLQMNGLGPHEPRVRAGFSGAGVVDAETGDVLGIVVGEYTGEAVAMSWMIPVETIVSHLPMALRWVTGESYADESFAEPSRPGADQAGITRRAIDWLNKRDTGDTLLVVLGRDAEAIRWITAVSGREQRSGITPAPGEPVPVPGSIDVAVDASRRSPDDVARRILVRAGIRLDGEVPPAARIRAGVPPMTIVMHGIDEAERPGELLEGVLRPLAENGSRLVLVFRSESSTHLRTVRSWPVGTPAYRVERLAERLADLQALEQRVLGLLAKVVDRTPADWRHGRLAGELKRLRAGLPDADEELRRLLERCERATARASRTFASHEKRLLRMKAERDRLRGLLGAYHATAGGAGLAEDLGLAPLYEAAYQALWRFPTDLAAAGGAVEAYQRAIWRALGMGSTGDGDLL